AATGAAAAAAAATATTATATTTCCTGTAAGAGATTATTCTTTCGATGATTTATGTGTAGGTGATGAAGTAACTATATCTGGCTGTTTATATGTAGCAAGAGATGCTGCCCACAAAAAACTTATAGAAGCGATAGAGGGTAACGAAGTTTTACCTATACCTATCGAAAACAACTTGATATATTATATGGGACCGTCTCCAGCGCCTGAAGGAACAGTAATCGGTTCCTGCGGACCAACTACAAGTATACGGATGGATGCTTACACAGTGGCTCTATTAGAGAAAGGGTTGAAAGCTACAATGGGTAAAGGTGTTAGAGGAGATGCGATGGCTGTTGCTTGCAAAAAATATGGGGCAATCTATCTTGTTACATACGGAGGTTGTGGGGCATACCTAAGGCAATTTGTGACAAAGATGGAAGTTGTTGCATACCCTGACCTTGGTCCAGAAGCAATTTTTAAACTTAATATAGAAAACTTCCCAGCAATAGTTGGTATTGATACCAAAGGAAACAACCTGTATAATACCTAAAATAGCGCCCATAGTTCAATGGATAGAACGTCAGGTTGCGGACCTGAAAGTTGCCTGTTCGAGTCGGGCTGGGCGCATTTAGTTTTTAGGGTTTACGGGGCGTGGCTCAGCCTGGTTT
The nucleotide sequence above comes from bacterium. Encoded proteins:
- a CDS encoding FumA C-terminus/TtdB family hydratase beta subunit, producing MKKNIIFPVRDYSFDDLCVGDEVTISGCLYVARDAAHKKLIEAIEGNEVLPIPIENNLIYYMGPSPAPEGTVIGSCGPTTSIRMDAYTVALLEKGLKATMGKGVRGDAMAVACKKYGAIYLVTYGGCGAYLRQFVTKMEVVAYPDLGPEAIFKLNIENFPAIVGIDTKGNNLYNT